A single genomic interval of Deltaproteobacteria bacterium harbors:
- a CDS encoding ABC transporter substrate-binding protein, whose protein sequence is MKQRLLALVIALVALCGGRALAQDKPKIFVGPSSKTLGYSPLWVGWKKGFFEQQGLDVQVVVLRGMPMVVQALASGSIHIGSGGPEPFMESSDRGLDFIITGGVINGLTAAIIAGKKYKTFEDLRGTTVGSSSLTGGTVTAFREAMRQKGLEYPRDYRILVVAGGSPGNLAAMQSGQISATTVAVPLNFAAEEQGFNTIGRLLDFVPQFQSAALAVRRSWAEKNRPLMVRFMKGMVQSLRWMHNNRDATVEFLSKEIQLKPAHALKGWEYYTQNRIWPYDGEPTMEGMKHNIRTYYEQTGSKTPVPDASKFVDMSYLNEAFKELGKK, encoded by the coding sequence ATGAAACAAAGACTATTAGCGCTGGTTATAGCCTTGGTCGCGCTCTGCGGCGGGCGCGCGCTCGCGCAGGACAAGCCCAAGATTTTCGTCGGCCCATCGAGCAAGACGCTCGGCTATAGCCCGCTCTGGGTCGGCTGGAAAAAGGGCTTTTTCGAACAGCAAGGGTTGGACGTGCAAGTCGTGGTTCTCCGCGGCATGCCGATGGTCGTCCAGGCTCTCGCTTCAGGATCGATTCATATCGGCTCCGGCGGGCCCGAGCCGTTCATGGAATCGAGCGACCGCGGCCTAGACTTCATCATCACCGGCGGCGTGATCAATGGTCTGACGGCAGCCATCATTGCCGGCAAAAAATACAAGACCTTCGAAGATTTGCGCGGCACAACCGTGGGCTCGTCGTCATTGACTGGCGGCACAGTCACTGCCTTCCGCGAAGCGATGCGGCAAAAAGGCTTGGAGTATCCGCGCGACTACAGGATACTCGTTGTCGCTGGCGGCTCGCCTGGGAATTTGGCAGCGATGCAATCCGGACAAATCTCGGCGACCACCGTGGCCGTGCCGCTCAACTTCGCCGCCGAAGAGCAAGGTTTCAACACCATTGGCCGGCTGCTCGACTTCGTGCCGCAGTTCCAATCCGCGGCGCTGGCCGTGCGCCGCTCCTGGGCCGAGAAGAACCGACCGCTTATGGTGCGCTTCATGAAAGGCATGGTGCAATCGCTACGCTGGATGCACAACAACCGCGACGCCACGGTCGAGTTCCTGTCGAAGGAAATCCAGCTCAAGCCCGCCCACGCGTTAAAAGGCTGGGAGTACTACACACAAAACCGCATCTGGCCCTACGACGGCGAGCCCACCATGGAAGGCATGAAGCACAACATCCGCACTTACTACGAACAGACCGGCAGCAAAACGCCGGTACCGGACGCGTCTAAGTTTGTCGATATGAGTTATTTGAACGAAGCGTTCAAGGAGTTGGGTAAGAAGTAA